Part of the Mycolicibacterium mageritense genome is shown below.
GCTCGTCGACGACCACCACGGAGTAGCCGCCTCAACGCAAAGTGCCCCCGATTCGTCGGGGGCACTTTTGCGTTCGCGGGTGAACCGGATGCGCCATTCCTGGGCCACGTGCTTAGGATGCTGATGTAATTGACAGACGAAGGAATCTGGTGAGAATCCAGAACGGTCGCGCCACTGTGAAAAGTCAGACCCTGCGCCTGTCACCTCTTCGGACTGGGACGCGAGCTCCCGGAAAGGACACCCGATGACTTCTCCCGAGGCTCACCAGAGTCGTGTTCGGTCCATCGACCTTTCGGCCACCAAGGCCGTCATGTGGCTGACCCTCACGGCGTTCCTGGCGCTGCTGGCCCTGTACTTCGTCGGCATGGACCAGGGCGCGACCTCGGTGTTCGGCAACAACACGTACGTGCACGAGTTCGTGCACGACGCTCGCCACCTGCTCGGCTTCCCCTGCCACTGACGCGCGGGATCAGCTACCAGAATGGAAAAACAGATCATCGGGCGCGGCATTCTGGCCGGCGCCCTCGCCGGTGTGCTCGCATTCCTGTGGGCCCGCGTGCTCATCGAGCCGGTCATCGACCGGGCCATCGGCTTCGAGGACGGCGTCGGCGAAGCACATGAGGCCATGGCACACGCGCACGGCGGTCATTCGCACGGCGACGGTGGCGAGGTGTTCACGCGCGGCATCCAGTCCAACATCGGCATGGGCTTCGGCGTGCTGATCTTCAGCGTGGCGATGGGTGCCCTGTTCGCCGTCGTCTTCTGCGTCGTCTACAACAAGACCACGATCTCGGCGCGCGCCCTTTCGGTGCTCACCGCGGGCGGCATGCTGGTCTCGCTGTGGATCGTGCCCGCGCTGAAGTACCCGCCCAACCCTCCTGCCGTGAGCCTCGACGAGACCATTCAGCAGCGGACCCTGCTCTACCTGCTGATGGTGGTGCTGTCGGCGGCACTGTTCGTCGGCGCGGTCTATCTCGGCCACCGGCTGAAACGCAACTTGGGTGCGTGGAATGCCACGCTCGCCGCGGCCGGCGCGTACATCGTGGCCGTCGCGGTGGTGATGCTCATCCTGCCCACGATCGACGAGACACCGGGTCCGCTGCGCGACGACTCCGGCGCCATCGTGTTCGCCGGATTCCCGGCCGACGACCTGTACCAGTTCCGGTTGCTCTCGCTGGGTACGCAGGTCGTGATGTGGGCGACGATCGGGCTCGTGTTCGCCGCGTTGGTTTCGCGGCTGCTCGACGGCAGGCGGCAGGAGCAGTTGGCGGCGTGAGCTCGCATGAGTGAAGTGGTCCGGCTGTCGCTGGTGTCGCATGCCATGACCGATGCCTTGGCGGCCGGACGCTTCCCGACCGACGAACCGCTCAACCCCCTCGGACACCGGCAGGTCGACGCGACGTACGAGCTGGGCCACATCGACGCGGCGTACTGCGGGCCCGAGAAGCGCACCAGACAGACCGCCGAGTTGCTCGGGCTGCGCGCAGACGTGCTGCCCCAGCTGGCCGACCTGGACTGTGGCCG
Proteins encoded:
- a CDS encoding CbtB domain-containing protein; this encodes MTSPEAHQSRVRSIDLSATKAVMWLTLTAFLALLALYFVGMDQGATSVFGNNTYVHEFVHDARHLLGFPCH
- a CDS encoding CbtA family protein: MEKQIIGRGILAGALAGVLAFLWARVLIEPVIDRAIGFEDGVGEAHEAMAHAHGGHSHGDGGEVFTRGIQSNIGMGFGVLIFSVAMGALFAVVFCVVYNKTTISARALSVLTAGGMLVSLWIVPALKYPPNPPAVSLDETIQQRTLLYLLMVVLSAALFVGAVYLGHRLKRNLGAWNATLAAAGAYIVAVAVVMLILPTIDETPGPLRDDSGAIVFAGFPADDLYQFRLLSLGTQVVMWATIGLVFAALVSRLLDGRRQEQLAA